The following are from one region of the Silurus meridionalis isolate SWU-2019-XX chromosome 25, ASM1480568v1, whole genome shotgun sequence genome:
- the wbp1 gene encoding WW domain-binding protein 1, producing the protein MVSGAFLAKMRQKTLGSVVGLLCTGTCLAQGKEFCFGVNNEKYRCEMGYCCGETECCTYYYELWWFWLVWTLIIMLSCCCAYRHRRVKMRLQQEQRQREISLMAYQGASSSFISPPPLNLRFWTDCKLPDYEEVVGHPPTPPPPYSENPPESSTCTQPPLRGSESAVVFEPAQAENGACEAQEPNLTEAAARSECSEHEEPDVPPEEELNTRRRHVTGDSGIEMCVCQLDTDECSGMEEDEGRMCNVPDGSCCSERQALRPKEISHSPTSNGDHVV; encoded by the exons ATGGTTTCCGGCGCTTTCTTAGCGAAGATGAGGCAGAAAACGCTCGGTTCTGTCGTGGGGTTGCTTTGCACAGGGACCTGTTTGGCGCAG GGCAAGGAGTTCTGTTTCGGCGTGAACAATGAGAAGTACAGATGTGAGATGGGCTACTGTTGCGGCGAGACAGAGTGCTGCACGTACTACTACGAACTGTGGT GGTTCTGGCTGGTCTGGACTCTTATCATCATGCTGAGCTGCTGCTGTGCATACAGACACCGGCGTGTTAAGATGCGCCTGCAACAGGaacagaggcagagagagatCAGCCTCATGGCCTATCAGGGGGCCTCCAGCTCCTTCATCTCTCCACCACCTCTTAACCTGC GCTTCTGGACAGACTGCAAGCTCCCTGACTATGAAGAAGTTGTAGGCCACCCTCCCACCCCTCCTCCACCTTACTCTGAGAATCCCCCAGAAAGCTCAACCTGCACCCAACCACCTCTCAGAGGTTCAGAGTCAGCCGTGGTATTTGAGCCGGCACAGGCGGAGAACGGCGCTTGCGAGGCTCAAGAGCCAAATCTCACAGAAGCCGCAGCCCGATCAGAATGCTCAGAGCACGAAGAGCCGGACGTCCCCCCAGAGGAGGAGCTGAACACCAGACGGAGACACGTGACTGGTGACTCGGGCATCGAGATGTGCGTGTGCCAGCTGGATACAGACGAATGCTCTGGGATGGAGGAGGACGAGggcaggatgtgtaatgtgccCGATGGGAGCTGCTGCTCAGAGAGACAGGCTCTCAGACCCAAGGAGATCTCACACTCACCAACATCCAATGGAGATCATGTAGTCTGA
- the lman2la gene encoding lectin, mannose-binding 2-like a, with the protein MAAITRTLCVIFIASLKPCLSDDGHEMEEFLKREYSLSKPYQGIGSSGSSHWELMGDAMVTTDQVRLTPDLQSKQGAVWSRMPCHLKDWELQVHFKIHGQGKKNLNGDGMAIWYTKERVQKGPVFGNEDLFTGLGVFIDTYPNEEKHIEAQKKRYTPRTQRIFPYVLAMVGNGTISYDHERDGRPTELGGCNAMVRNLKHDTFIFIRYVRRRLTVMIDIDGQHEWRDCLDIPGVRLPQGYYFGASAITGDLSDNHDLISLKLYQLTVLRSKLEEDDEEEVTVPSVDNMELLRSYQEEEGMSSIAIFFTVLFSLLGIFLLIVVVLVVYSHWNESRRKRFY; encoded by the exons atggcTGCAATTACGCGGACCCTTTGCGTGATATTCATTGCTTCTTTAAAACCGTGCTTGTCTGATGATGGCCATGAAATGGAGGAGTTTCTCAAGAGAGAATATTCGTTGTCGAAGCCGTATCAAG GAATTGGCTCTTCCGGTTCTTCCCACTGGGAGCTGATGGGTGATGCCATGGTGACCACAGACCAGGTGCGCCTCACTCCTGATCTGCAAAGCAAGCAGGGGGCAGTGTGGAGCCGCATG CCGTGTCACTTAAAAGACTGGGAGCTCCAGGTGCACTTTAAGATCCATGGTCAGGGGAAGAAGAACCTGAATGGAGACGGTATGGCAATTTGGTACACAAAAGAGCGTGTGCAGAAAG GCCCAGTGTTTGGGAATGAAGACCTCTTCACAGGGTTAGGTGTGTTCATAGATACATACCCTAACGAGGAAAAACATATAGAG GCTCAGAAGAAAAGGTACACCCCTCGCACACAG AGGATCTTCCCGTACGTATTGGCGATGGTGGGGAACGGCACGATCAGCTACGATCACGAGCGTGACGGCAGACCCACGGAGCTGGGCGGCTGCAACGCCATGGTGCGCAACCTCAAACACGacaccttcatcttcatcagATACGTACGGCGCAGACTCACG GTCATGATCGATATCGACGGTCAGCATGAATGGAGGGACTGCCTGGATATCCCTGGTGTTCGGCTACCTCAGGGCTACTACTTTGGCGCCTCAGCCATCACCGGAGACCTTTCCG ACAACCACGATCTAATCTCTTTGAAGCTGTACCAGCTGACAGTACTTCGAAGTAAACTCGAGGAAGATGACGAAGAAGAGGTCACCGTTCCAAGTGTGGACAATATGGAGTTACTTAGGA gCTACCAGGAAGAAGAGGGAATGAGTAGCATTGCTATCTTCTTCACCGTCCTCTTCTCCTTGCTGGGCATCTTCCTTCTTATTGTTGTAGTCCTTGTGGTCTACAGCCACTGGAACGAGAGCCGCCGCAAACGCTTCTACTGA
- the mtfp1 gene encoding mitochondrial fission process protein 1: protein MDPIPESESKKVDIYRDTWVRFLGYANEVGEAFRALVPVSMVWASYAVATAYVSADAVDKGKKAAVAHGDQPGKTARVAVAVVDTFVWQALASVAIPGFTINRVCAASLYVLGRTTRWPLPVRKWTTTAIGLSTIPFIIKPIDRSVDLLLDSSLRKMYHGGEKHK, encoded by the exons ATGGATCCCATCCCCGAGAGTGAGAGTAAAAAAGTCGACATTTATCGTGACACATGGGTTCGGTTCTTGG gatATGCCAATGAGGTGGGAGAGGCCTTTCGAGCCCTTGTGCCCGTCAGCATGGTGTGGGCGAGCTATGCTGTTGCTACGGCATACGTCTCAGCTGACGCAGTGGATAAAGGCAAGAAGGCAGCTGTG GCTCACGGTGATCAACCGGGTAAGACTGCACGTGTAGCTGTGGCCGTCGTGGACACGTTCGTTTGGCAGGCATTGGCGTCCGTGGCCATTCCCGGCTTCACCATCAACCGGGTGTGTGCTGCGTCTCTCTATGTGTTGGGCAGAACCACACGCTGGCCTTTACCCGTGCGCAAGTGGACCACCACCGCCATCGGCCTTTCAACTATCCCATTCATCATCAAACCCATCgacag gTCTGTAGACCTTCTCCTGGACTCCAGTTTGAGAAAGATGTACCATGGAGgagaaaagcacaaataa
- the LOC124378846 gene encoding zona pellucida sperm-binding protein 3-like, protein MVGMKMFLMQGVLVILLVASSFGHKVIDCTLNAVTIQWRPALNSDQKLDLSKAHLGTCPPSSIFIEDDVLLFSVWLHDCGFKEVVSEDRVTYTNLLTYNLHASLPLITEPVECVYDRYSSSADVNNVKRDLVFTLELMNNDFNGPAPFTMFTFDTRINILAKVQQQDLLAPVQIYLQSCMLANTTDLTQASQLHTLISDAGCLKESKEGNAKFLPRRDPTEIRFYFQPFKFATGEQVFLHCDMATLDLQTFSVTQKACQYLQHQNRWELLDDPAQSDLCSCCDFTCIDGTNSESGIYTHRVLGPFAMVDSQSSASDESFWPAEQELGGVPIWVVALTVCLVLILMAGAIATSYYLCFWRGGRMGYRPSRELLNKY, encoded by the exons ATGGTGGGCATGAAGATGTTTTTAATGCAGGGTGTTTTGGTGATCCTTTTAGTTGCTTCCTCTTTTGGACATAAAG TGATCGACTGTACACTTAATGCGGTCACTATACAGTGGAGGCCGGCATTAAACTCTGACCAAAAGCTGGACCTTTCCAAAGCTCACCTAGGGACTTGTCCTCCCTCGAGTATATTTATCGAAGATGACGTGCTGCTGTTCTCCGTCTGGCTTCATGACTGTGGTTTTAAAGAAGTG GTGAGTGAGGACAGAGTGACATACACCAACTTGCTGACTTATAACCTGCATGCCAGTCTTCCTCTGATTACTGAGCCtgtggagtgtgtttatgatcG ATATAGCAGTAGTGCTGATGTGAATAATGTAAAACGTGATCTCGTCTTCACTCTGGAGTTGATGAACA aTGATTTTAATGGGCCTGCTCCATTCACCATGTTCACATTCGACACCAGAATTAACATCCTGGCCAAAGTGCAACAGCAGGACCTCCTTGCACCTGTGCAGATTTACCTGCAGAGCTGCATGTTAGCAAACACCACGGACCTCACTCAGGCCAGCCAGCTGCATACACTTATTTCTGATGCTGG CTGCCTTAAAGAAAGCAAAGAAGGAAATGCCAAGTTCTTGCCCAGACGGGATCCTACAGAAATTCGCTTTTATTTCCAACCCTTCAAATTTGCCACTGGAGAACAA GTGTTCCTTCATTGTGACATGGCCACATTGGATCTTCAGACCTTTAGTGTCACTCAAAAAGCCTGCCAATATTTACAACACCAAAACAG GTGGGAGCTTCTGGATGATCCAGCCCAAAGTGATCTCTGTAGCTGCTGCGACTTCACTTGTATAGACGGCACTAACTCAGAGTCTG gaatatatacacacagggtTCTAGGTCCTTTTGCAATGGTTGATTCCCAATCTAGTGCATCAGATGAGTCATTCTGGCCTGCTGAACAAG aaCTAGGAGGAGTTCCCATATGGGTTGTTGCACTTACTGTTTGCCTGGTGTTGATCTTGATGGCTGGAGCCATTGCAACAAGCTACTAcctgtgtttttggaggggtgGAAGGATGGGATACCGGCCAAGTCGAGAACTTCTCAATAAATATTAA